In uncultured Fibrobacter sp., a single genomic region encodes these proteins:
- a CDS encoding sodium-dependent transporter, with protein sequence MQNNRENWGSKIGVILAVAGSAVGLGNFLRFPVQAATNGGGAFIIPYLIAFLLLGIPLAWMEWTLGRYAGRQGYGTAPSTLHIIFGKKKPWAKHLGSIGLLPPIFIVFYYVFIQSWILAFAYYSLTGKLMEVTAQGSAAVTQFFGDFIMLKTCVGPIPVAILFFLITFACNMVVLAFGVRKGIERVNKICMPILLILGIILVVRVLTLPDIGKGLAFMWNPNFSELANPKVWMAAAGQVFFTMSLGMGIIWCYASYLKPKEDLVLSSLTASATNGFAEIIIGGTVVIPIAVIIAGANIEECAKLGTFGLGFQTMPYVFGTLPLGGVLQTVWFALLFFAGITSAISIIQPLISFCEDDLKFSRRKSVTTISTITFIGGLTAIFGLAAGTVDELDFWGGTFLLVVFGAIQALLFSFILGRKKVKTDDGSEDNEAFALMNEGSQLKLPRFFRPIIQYVCPAYLIILLVSFTLTDGLPLITLSNIPADAKVTFLGSEFSQLYFTWGFRGFLLLLVVLLNVAIAYAWRKGGTAERGRSSGIQKMPIGNSDETTTKEA encoded by the coding sequence ATGCAAAACAATCGTGAAAACTGGGGCTCCAAAATAGGAGTCATCCTCGCTGTCGCCGGTTCGGCAGTCGGGCTCGGCAACTTCCTTAGATTCCCTGTACAGGCAGCCACTAACGGCGGTGGCGCATTCATCATTCCCTACCTCATCGCCTTCCTCTTGCTGGGCATCCCGCTCGCATGGATGGAATGGACACTCGGCCGCTATGCGGGCAGGCAAGGCTACGGCACTGCCCCGAGCACGCTCCACATCATCTTCGGCAAGAAGAAGCCCTGGGCAAAGCACCTGGGGTCCATCGGCCTCTTGCCACCCATCTTCATCGTTTTCTACTACGTGTTCATCCAGTCGTGGATCCTCGCATTCGCCTACTACTCGCTCACGGGCAAGCTCATGGAAGTCACGGCCCAGGGCAGCGCCGCGGTGACGCAGTTCTTCGGCGACTTCATCATGCTCAAGACATGCGTAGGCCCCATCCCCGTCGCAATTCTCTTCTTCCTCATCACGTTCGCCTGCAATATGGTCGTCCTCGCCTTCGGCGTGCGCAAGGGCATCGAGCGCGTGAACAAGATTTGCATGCCCATCCTGCTTATCCTCGGCATCATCCTCGTGGTGCGCGTGCTTACGCTCCCGGATATCGGCAAGGGGCTTGCCTTCATGTGGAACCCGAACTTTAGCGAGCTCGCCAATCCCAAGGTATGGATGGCGGCCGCAGGCCAGGTGTTCTTCACCATGAGCCTCGGCATGGGCATCATCTGGTGCTACGCAAGCTACCTCAAGCCCAAGGAAGACCTCGTGCTTTCTTCACTTACGGCCAGCGCCACGAATGGCTTTGCCGAAATCATCATCGGCGGCACGGTCGTCATCCCCATCGCAGTCATCATCGCGGGCGCGAACATCGAGGAATGCGCGAAGCTCGGTACCTTCGGGCTCGGCTTCCAGACCATGCCTTACGTGTTCGGCACACTCCCGCTTGGCGGAGTCCTGCAAACAGTATGGTTCGCCCTGCTCTTCTTTGCGGGCATCACCAGCGCCATTTCTATCATCCAGCCGCTCATCAGCTTCTGCGAAGACGACCTCAAGTTCAGCCGCAGAAAGTCCGTCACGACGATTAGCACCATCACCTTTATCGGCGGCCTCACCGCCATCTTCGGGCTTGCAGCCGGCACGGTCGACGAACTCGACTTCTGGGGCGGCACGTTCCTGCTCGTGGTGTTCGGCGCTATCCAGGCGCTCTTGTTCTCGTTCATCCTCGGTCGCAAAAAAGTGAAGACCGACGACGGCTCCGAAGATAACGAAGCATTCGCCTTGATGAACGAAGGTTCGCAGCTCAAGCTCCCCCGCTTCTTCAGGCCCATCATCCAATATGTCTGCCCGGCCTACCTGATTATACTGCTCGTGTCGTTCACGCTGACCGACGGGCTCCCGCTCATCACGCTGAGCAACATTCCCGCCGACGCGAAGGTCACCTTCCTCGGCTCGGAATTCTCGCAACTGTATTTCACCTGGGGCTTCCGCGGATTCCTGCTTTTGCTGGTGGTCTTGCTGAACGTCGCCATCGCCTACGCCTGGCGCAAAGGCGGTACCGCAGAACGCGGGCGAAGCTCGGGCATCCAGAAGATGCCTATCGGCAATTCCGACGAAACCACGACTAAGGAGGCATAA
- a CDS encoding aconitate hydratase, protein MLFNFDMIQGVYARIPARVEAARKQLGRPLTLAEKIIYSHLIDGAENRTYERGKDFAEFHPDRVAMQDATAQMALFQFTTAGKARVAVPSSVHCDHLIIAREGVEKDLPRAKEESKEVYDFLQSVSAKYGIDCWLPGAGIIHQVVLENYAFPGGMMIGTDSHTVNAGGLGMLAIGVGGADAVDAMVGLPWELKYPKMIGVKLTGKLQGFATAKDIILKLAGILTVKGGTNAIIEYFGEGARSLSATGKATIANMGAEVGATCSTFSYDDSMSRYLRATGRADVADAADKIAADLKADPEVEANPEKFFDRVVEINLSELVPHFNGPFSPDRAFAVTDMAESLKATETKPESTPVVSAALIGSCTNSSYEDLFMAANMIKQALAKGLSPKCPLLINPGSEQVRYTAERDGLIDLFKQFGATIMTNACGPCIGRWDRAGADKKELNTIVHSFNRNFAKRADGNPNTHAFVASPLMAVIAALSGDIRFNPMTDTLVNNEGKAVKLDPPEQCELPPKGFEVKDAGYQAPAEDGSKITVSINPESKRLQALAPFAAWDGKDIAGAPILIKAKGKCTTDHISMAGPWLNYRGHLENISNNMLIGAVNAFNGETNKVLCQCGEYKEVPELAKIYKAKGTGSIVIGDENYGEGSSREHAAMEPRFLGVKAVIVKSFARIHETNLKKQGMLALTFKNAADYDKVQEQDVFDIVGLTKFAPGSEFTLVAHHKDGSVDNIALSHTYNEQQWAWFKAGSALNLIRANNK, encoded by the coding sequence ATGCTTTTCAATTTCGACATGATCCAGGGCGTGTATGCCCGCATTCCCGCCCGCGTTGAAGCTGCCCGCAAGCAGCTGGGCCGTCCGCTCACCCTCGCCGAAAAGATTATCTACAGCCACCTGATCGATGGCGCCGAGAACAGGACCTATGAACGCGGCAAGGATTTTGCCGAATTCCACCCCGACCGCGTGGCCATGCAGGACGCTACCGCCCAGATGGCCCTTTTCCAGTTCACTACCGCCGGTAAGGCCCGCGTGGCAGTGCCCAGCTCCGTGCACTGCGACCACCTGATTATCGCCCGCGAAGGTGTCGAAAAGGACCTCCCCCGCGCCAAGGAAGAAAGCAAGGAAGTCTATGACTTCTTGCAGTCCGTCTCTGCCAAATACGGCATTGACTGCTGGCTCCCGGGTGCAGGCATCATCCACCAGGTGGTGCTTGAAAACTACGCCTTCCCGGGCGGAATGATGATCGGTACCGACTCCCACACCGTGAACGCTGGCGGCCTCGGCATGCTCGCGATTGGCGTGGGCGGTGCAGACGCCGTGGACGCCATGGTCGGTCTCCCGTGGGAACTCAAGTACCCGAAGATGATCGGCGTGAAGCTCACCGGCAAACTCCAGGGCTTTGCTACCGCCAAGGACATCATCCTCAAGCTCGCCGGCATCCTCACCGTTAAGGGTGGCACGAACGCCATTATCGAATACTTCGGCGAAGGCGCACGCAGCCTCTCCGCTACCGGCAAGGCAACGATTGCGAACATGGGTGCCGAAGTGGGCGCCACCTGCTCCACCTTCAGCTACGACGATTCCATGAGCCGTTACCTCCGCGCCACAGGCCGTGCCGACGTCGCTGACGCCGCCGACAAGATTGCCGCCGACCTCAAGGCCGACCCCGAAGTCGAAGCAAATCCGGAAAAGTTCTTTGACCGCGTCGTGGAAATCAACCTGAGCGAACTCGTGCCGCACTTCAACGGCCCGTTCAGCCCGGACCGTGCATTCGCCGTGACCGACATGGCAGAATCCCTCAAGGCTACCGAAACGAAGCCGGAATCTACTCCGGTCGTAAGCGCCGCCCTCATCGGCAGCTGCACGAACTCCAGCTACGAAGACCTCTTCATGGCCGCGAACATGATCAAGCAGGCCCTCGCCAAGGGTCTCAGCCCGAAATGCCCGCTCCTCATCAACCCGGGTTCTGAACAGGTGCGCTACACCGCCGAACGCGACGGCCTCATCGACTTGTTCAAGCAGTTCGGTGCCACCATCATGACGAACGCCTGCGGCCCTTGCATTGGCCGTTGGGACCGCGCCGGTGCCGACAAGAAGGAACTCAACACCATCGTCCACAGCTTTAACCGCAACTTCGCCAAGCGCGCCGACGGCAACCCGAACACGCACGCCTTTGTGGCTAGCCCGCTCATGGCCGTGATCGCCGCCCTCTCCGGCGACATCCGCTTCAACCCGATGACCGACACCCTCGTGAATAACGAAGGCAAGGCCGTGAAGCTCGACCCGCCGGAGCAGTGCGAACTCCCGCCGAAGGGTTTTGAAGTCAAGGATGCCGGCTACCAAGCTCCGGCAGAAGACGGCTCCAAGATTACCGTTTCCATCAACCCCGAAAGCAAGCGCCTGCAGGCTCTCGCTCCGTTCGCGGCCTGGGACGGCAAGGACATCGCCGGAGCCCCGATCCTCATCAAGGCCAAGGGCAAGTGCACCACCGACCATATCTCCATGGCCGGTCCGTGGCTCAACTACCGCGGTCACTTGGAAAACATTTCGAACAACATGCTCATCGGCGCCGTGAACGCCTTCAACGGCGAAACGAACAAGGTCCTCTGCCAGTGCGGTGAATACAAGGAAGTCCCCGAACTTGCCAAGATTTACAAGGCCAAGGGCACGGGCTCCATCGTGATCGGTGACGAAAACTACGGTGAAGGCTCCAGCCGCGAACACGCTGCCATGGAACCGCGCTTCCTCGGCGTGAAGGCCGTGATCGTGAAGAGCTTCGCCCGCATCCACGAAACGAACCTCAAGAAGCAGGGCATGCTCGCCCTCACCTTCAAGAACGCCGCCGACTACGACAAGGTCCAGGAACAGGACGTGTTCGACATCGTTGGCCTCACCAAGTTCGCCCCGGGTTCCGAGTTCACGCTCGTCGCCCACCACAAGGACGGCTCGGTCGATAACATCGCCCTCAGCCACACCTACAACGAACAGCAGTGGGCATGGTTCAAGGCAGGTTCCGCCCTCAACCTCATCCGCGCGAACAACAAGTAA
- a CDS encoding RidA family protein, translating to MDIQKKIEELGLFLPACPKPLASYVPANRIDNLIYVSGQLPSIKGDLGSYVGSVPSSMSPEVAARAAGLCLLNSIAAAMSVLQPGETLKLVQMQGFIQSDPDFHEQAAILNGASNLAVKIFERNGYHARTAVGVSSLPKNAVVELSCIFQVIADESKFTGRNDWLL from the coding sequence ATGGACATCCAAAAGAAAATCGAAGAACTGGGCTTGTTTTTACCGGCATGCCCGAAACCACTAGCGTCGTACGTTCCCGCGAACCGTATCGACAACCTCATCTATGTTTCAGGGCAGCTTCCCTCCATCAAGGGCGACCTCGGATCGTATGTCGGGTCCGTTCCGTCCAGCATGTCTCCCGAAGTGGCGGCTAGGGCAGCGGGTCTCTGCCTGCTCAATAGCATCGCAGCGGCGATGTCCGTGCTGCAACCCGGTGAAACGCTCAAGCTAGTGCAGATGCAGGGATTCATCCAATCCGACCCCGACTTCCACGAACAGGCTGCCATCCTGAACGGAGCGAGCAACCTCGCCGTGAAAATTTTCGAAAGGAACGGATATCATGCGCGTACGGCCGTTGGCGTTTCGAGCCTCCCGAAAAACGCAGTCGTCGAATTGAGCTGCATATTCCAGGTCATCGCAGACGAATCCAAATTCACGGGACGTAACGACTGGCTGCTCTAA
- the scpB gene encoding SMC-Scp complex subunit ScpB yields the protein MEENQNLDDLAEESAELPKVESREDLARIIQALVFASPDIVTLKKLREILGDFLDARTVADALILANDSLNKINAPFEIVEQAGGYRFRTRAKYYPWVRKLFPEANARRLSQAALETLAVIAYQQPITKAAIEQVRGVSSADGPIRNLLDKGFIALGARAETVGNPYTYVTTQEFMKYFGINRIPEDLPRLREFSELLEAGALVPQYAKQESEPEVMAPPEENPEQVELSMGDA from the coding sequence ATGGAAGAAAACCAGAACTTAGACGATTTGGCCGAGGAATCTGCGGAACTCCCGAAAGTGGAGAGCCGTGAGGACTTGGCGAGAATTATCCAGGCGCTAGTCTTTGCTTCGCCCGATATTGTGACCCTGAAAAAATTGCGCGAGATTCTCGGCGATTTCTTGGACGCGCGTACCGTCGCGGATGCGCTGATTCTGGCGAACGATTCCCTGAACAAGATTAATGCCCCGTTCGAGATTGTGGAACAGGCCGGAGGCTACCGCTTCCGCACCCGTGCCAAGTATTATCCGTGGGTCCGCAAGCTTTTCCCCGAGGCCAATGCCAGGCGACTTTCCCAGGCGGCGCTCGAGACGCTTGCCGTCATTGCTTACCAGCAGCCGATTACCAAGGCGGCCATCGAACAGGTGCGCGGCGTGTCGTCGGCGGACGGCCCGATCCGCAACTTGCTGGACAAGGGTTTTATTGCGCTGGGCGCACGAGCCGAGACTGTCGGCAACCCCTATACCTACGTGACCACGCAGGAATTCATGAAGTATTTCGGAATCAACCGCATTCCCGAAGATTTGCCGCGCCTGCGCGAGTTCAGCGAACTTCTGGAAGCGGGCGCTCTGGTTCCGCAGTACGCGAAGCAGGAGTCCGAACCCGAAGTGATGGCTCCGCCCGAAGAGAATCCTGAACAGGTGGAACTGTCCATGGGGGATGCGTAA
- the mutS gene encoding DNA mismatch repair protein MutS translates to MAATPLMQQYYEIKKQNPGCILFFRMGDFFELFEDDAVIASKILGLTLTSRNNGAAGATPLCGFPHHAAERYVPKMVAAGYRIAICEQVEDPKLAKGIVKRDIVEIISAGTAMSESNLNAKEANFLCSFIPEKDGISFAIADVTTGYLAACKSSQQAFECEFCRRMPKEVVVPEGTVIPSGVMDLIRSENILVTELPAFLFGEDAAKDVLFSHFKVEALDGLGLDGRIAETQVTGALLQYLMDQKKSELSHFTNLEILNLDDYMTLDPSTLRNLELVRPLNADDISSTLCYVLDFTVTAMGGRNLKDWVSHPLISVDRIREREEAVEELVNNPVALDELKESLTSILDMERLMGRVGAGRANARDLAGMGRSLSQASKVADVLEGLRSPIFEPMRTALIAARGRGEELLSQFNDDLPLTVREGGMIRAGANAELDAMNADIKDRREWIASLEVRERERLGISSLKVGYNRVFGYYIEVTRAAMAKATSPIPDEYIRKQTTVNAERYITPEMKECESVISNAEVNIHALEYKIFCELRERVNSWRAELQEIANAIARVDTLYSFARAARKYNYVRPEVFEGSGIEIKGGFHPVIVAVNPDLDFIPNDVSLSPEATRLMLITGPNMAGKSTYLRQTGLIVLMAQIGCFVPAESARIGVVDRIFTRVGASDRLSRGLSTFMVEMIETANILRNATSHSLVLLDEIGRGTSTFDGLSIAWAIVETLHDEPARAAITLFATHYHELTGLVDSLEHAGNYQVAVQEKGDKLVFLHKILAGACDSSYGIHVAEMAGLPNNVLRRARKILLRLEKQKIDPSDGATHKKLMEKPQVDLFAPPDESTQLLKEEIRRLKPEEMTPLQALQCLTELKENYGK, encoded by the coding sequence ATGGCCGCAACCCCGTTGATGCAGCAATATTACGAGATAAAGAAACAGAATCCCGGCTGCATATTGTTTTTCCGCATGGGCGACTTCTTCGAACTTTTCGAGGACGACGCCGTCATCGCCTCCAAGATTTTGGGGCTTACGCTCACGAGCCGTAACAACGGCGCCGCCGGGGCCACGCCCTTGTGCGGGTTCCCGCACCATGCTGCCGAGCGCTACGTGCCCAAGATGGTGGCCGCTGGCTACCGCATCGCTATCTGCGAGCAGGTCGAAGATCCGAAGCTCGCGAAGGGGATTGTCAAGCGTGATATCGTCGAGATTATCAGCGCGGGCACCGCGATGAGCGAATCGAACTTGAACGCGAAGGAGGCCAATTTCCTTTGCTCGTTCATCCCCGAAAAAGACGGCATCTCGTTTGCGATTGCCGACGTGACGACTGGCTACCTGGCGGCTTGCAAGAGTTCGCAGCAGGCGTTCGAATGCGAGTTCTGTCGCCGTATGCCCAAGGAAGTCGTGGTGCCCGAAGGGACCGTGATTCCCTCTGGCGTGATGGACTTGATCCGCTCCGAGAATATTCTGGTGACGGAACTGCCGGCTTTTTTGTTCGGCGAAGATGCCGCGAAGGACGTTCTGTTCTCGCATTTCAAGGTGGAGGCCCTTGACGGGCTCGGCCTTGACGGGCGCATTGCCGAAACGCAGGTGACGGGGGCCTTGCTCCAGTACCTGATGGACCAGAAGAAGTCCGAACTTTCGCATTTTACGAACCTCGAGATTCTGAATCTCGACGACTACATGACGCTCGACCCGAGTACGCTCAGGAACCTGGAACTGGTGCGCCCGCTGAATGCCGATGACATCAGCAGCACGCTCTGTTACGTGCTCGACTTCACGGTGACGGCGATGGGCGGGCGAAACCTGAAAGACTGGGTGAGCCATCCGCTGATTTCGGTGGACCGCATCCGCGAACGCGAGGAAGCTGTCGAGGAACTGGTGAACAATCCGGTCGCACTCGACGAACTCAAGGAATCGCTGACGTCCATCCTCGACATGGAACGCCTGATGGGCCGTGTGGGGGCCGGACGCGCGAATGCCCGCGACTTGGCGGGCATGGGCCGTTCGCTTTCGCAGGCGTCCAAGGTGGCCGATGTGCTCGAGGGTTTGCGTTCCCCGATTTTTGAACCGATGAGAACGGCCCTCATTGCCGCCCGAGGCCGCGGCGAAGAACTTTTGAGCCAATTCAACGACGACCTGCCGCTGACCGTACGCGAGGGCGGCATGATTCGCGCGGGTGCCAATGCGGAACTCGACGCGATGAACGCCGATATCAAGGACCGCCGTGAATGGATTGCTTCGCTCGAAGTCCGCGAACGCGAACGCCTTGGAATCTCGAGCCTGAAGGTCGGTTACAACCGCGTGTTCGGCTACTACATCGAAGTGACCCGTGCCGCGATGGCGAAGGCCACGAGCCCGATTCCCGACGAGTACATCCGCAAGCAGACGACGGTGAACGCCGAACGCTACATCACTCCCGAGATGAAGGAATGCGAATCAGTCATCAGCAACGCGGAAGTGAACATCCATGCGCTTGAATACAAGATTTTCTGCGAACTGCGCGAGCGCGTGAATAGCTGGCGTGCCGAACTGCAGGAAATCGCGAACGCGATAGCCCGTGTCGATACGCTTTACAGTTTTGCCCGTGCCGCGCGCAAGTACAACTACGTGCGTCCCGAAGTCTTTGAAGGTTCGGGGATTGAAATCAAGGGCGGGTTCCATCCGGTGATTGTCGCTGTGAATCCGGACCTGGACTTTATACCGAACGATGTCTCGCTTTCGCCCGAGGCGACGCGACTCATGCTCATCACGGGCCCGAACATGGCTGGTAAATCGACTTACCTGCGTCAGACCGGCTTGATTGTGCTGATGGCGCAAATCGGATGCTTCGTGCCTGCCGAAAGCGCCCGCATCGGCGTGGTGGACCGCATCTTTACGCGTGTAGGCGCGAGCGACCGCCTGAGCCGTGGCCTCTCGACGTTCATGGTCGAGATGATCGAGACGGCGAACATCTTGCGCAATGCGACATCGCACAGCCTCGTGCTGCTCGACGAAATCGGTCGCGGGACGAGCACCTTCGACGGACTTTCTATTGCCTGGGCGATTGTCGAAACCTTGCACGACGAACCGGCCCGCGCTGCGATCACGCTGTTCGCGACGCACTACCATGAACTGACCGGACTCGTCGACAGCCTGGAACATGCCGGGAACTACCAGGTGGCTGTCCAGGAAAAGGGCGACAAGCTCGTCTTTTTGCACAAGATCTTGGCGGGTGCCTGCGATTCGAGCTACGGCATTCACGTGGCCGAGATGGCTGGGCTCCCGAACAATGTGCTGCGCCGAGCCCGCAAAATTTTGCTGCGCCTCGAAAAGCAGAAGATTGACCCGAGCGACGGAGCGACGCACAAGAAACTCATGGAAAAACCGCAGGTCGACTTGTTCGCACCTCCCGACGAATCCACGCAGTTGCTCAAGGAAGAAATCCGCCGCCTGAAACCCGAAGAAATGACCCCGCTCCAGGCACTGCAATGCCTGACCGAACTGAAGGAGAACTATGGAAAATAG
- the proB gene encoding glutamate 5-kinase: protein MSELRKNILDESRRIVVKIGSRILVDSEKGGVRTRYIQKLADSVARLMEAGKEVVIVTSGAVGTGMSQLGYKEKPTVLAEKQACAAVGQIDLMYAYREMFRWMQLSVGQILLSADDFRDRTRYKNLQNTIKAMLARKIVPIINENDSLAVAEIKVGDNDKLSSDVALFLDADLLLIFTDEDGLFDDNPKKNPNARLLRFVPEITPAVLALAGKPGETGSAVSTGGMRSKLEAIRNVTKSGCNAFLASGMKVLPHQVLFENAQGTLFVGSKKKLNSRQRWLSFITTPRGAVVVDEGGVKALREKHSSLLPVGVCAVKKHFDKGDLIEVLSPSGDAVARGVAGFDSETLKLVLHKKTAQVHEILGADVPDELIHKNDLVVF, encoded by the coding sequence ATGAGTGAACTTCGTAAGAATATTTTAGATGAATCCCGCCGTATCGTGGTGAAAATCGGGTCCCGTATTTTGGTGGATTCCGAGAAGGGCGGTGTTCGTACTCGCTATATCCAGAAACTTGCCGATTCCGTTGCCCGCCTTATGGAAGCGGGCAAGGAAGTCGTGATTGTCACAAGCGGCGCCGTGGGCACCGGCATGAGCCAGCTGGGCTACAAGGAAAAGCCGACGGTGCTTGCCGAAAAGCAGGCCTGTGCCGCCGTGGGCCAGATCGACCTCATGTACGCTTACCGCGAAATGTTCCGCTGGATGCAGCTCTCGGTGGGGCAGATCCTTTTGTCTGCCGACGACTTCCGCGACCGCACCCGCTACAAGAACTTGCAGAACACCATCAAGGCTATGCTGGCGCGCAAGATTGTTCCGATTATCAACGAGAACGATTCGCTTGCTGTCGCCGAAATCAAGGTGGGCGACAACGACAAGCTTTCGAGCGACGTGGCTTTGTTCCTCGATGCCGACTTGCTTTTGATTTTCACGGACGAAGACGGCCTCTTCGACGACAACCCGAAGAAGAACCCGAACGCCCGATTGTTGCGCTTTGTGCCCGAGATTACGCCTGCCGTTCTGGCCCTTGCCGGCAAACCTGGCGAGACGGGTTCCGCGGTGAGCACGGGCGGTATGCGCAGCAAGCTCGAAGCTATCCGCAACGTGACGAAGAGCGGCTGCAACGCCTTCCTCGCGAGCGGCATGAAGGTGTTGCCGCACCAGGTGCTTTTTGAAAATGCGCAGGGTACGCTCTTTGTGGGCTCCAAGAAAAAGCTCAACAGCCGCCAGCGCTGGCTCAGCTTTATCACGACTCCGCGCGGGGCCGTGGTTGTGGACGAGGGCGGCGTGAAGGCGTTGCGCGAAAAGCATTCTAGCCTGTTGCCCGTGGGCGTGTGCGCCGTGAAGAAGCATTTCGACAAGGGCGACCTGATTGAAGTCCTGAGCCCGTCGGGTGATGCGGTCGCGCGCGGTGTCGCCGGATTCGACAGCGAAACGCTGAAGCTCGTGCTGCACAAGAAAACGGCGCAAGTGCATGAGATTCTGGGCGCGGATGTCCCGGACGAACTCATCCACAAGAACGACCTGGTCGTGTTCTAG
- a CDS encoding chloride channel protein, whose translation MAKAKLKEKVMHWLSQPILIAVALVLGAIVGALTAFFGSILQNVTAIRDANPLYWIPALALGGIAIVLTYRKFGNGSERGMGIIFDVAHGKEREIPLRLIPLIMVTTWVTHLFGGSSGREGVAMQIGATLGHNMSSKIHVENAPRVLLVAGMAAGFAGLFQTPMAAIALSLEILLAAHLEMAALLPATVAAVAAYKVSEMLGYEKFSIDLNAFSPDWNIASLFYGEAGLDIYFILKLVVLGILFGIVGGGFARLLPLSKKFFALKFPNPVKRVAIMGIALSALLLLFWQGRYSGLGTNLTDLCFGNAAALSANDAGIYAYDWILKLLFTVVTLSVGFQGGEVTPLFTIGATFGAVVAAIVGVPFPLAAALGYAAVFGGATNTLFAPILVGAEIFGFDTLPAFFIVCTIAYACNGGKSIYAQKKLRLR comes from the coding sequence ATGGCGAAGGCCAAACTCAAGGAAAAAGTGATGCATTGGCTTTCCCAGCCAATCCTAATTGCGGTTGCGCTGGTCCTCGGAGCCATTGTCGGTGCGCTCACCGCATTTTTCGGTTCTATCCTGCAAAATGTCACCGCTATCCGCGATGCAAACCCACTATACTGGATTCCGGCGCTCGCTCTGGGCGGCATCGCCATCGTGCTCACCTACCGCAAGTTCGGCAACGGTTCGGAACGTGGCATGGGAATCATTTTCGATGTTGCACACGGCAAGGAAAGAGAAATCCCGCTCCGCCTCATTCCGCTCATCATGGTGACCACATGGGTCACGCACCTCTTTGGCGGCAGTTCAGGCCGCGAGGGCGTGGCTATGCAGATTGGTGCGACCCTCGGGCACAACATGAGTTCAAAAATCCATGTGGAGAACGCCCCCCGAGTTTTACTCGTGGCAGGCATGGCCGCCGGTTTTGCCGGGCTTTTCCAGACTCCGATGGCAGCCATTGCGCTCTCGCTCGAAATCCTTCTTGCCGCCCACCTCGAAATGGCTGCTTTGCTCCCCGCAACAGTCGCGGCCGTGGCCGCATACAAAGTATCCGAGATGCTCGGCTATGAAAAATTCTCAATAGATTTGAACGCTTTCTCGCCCGACTGGAATATCGCAAGCCTGTTCTACGGCGAAGCCGGCCTTGATATTTACTTTATCCTCAAACTCGTGGTACTCGGCATCCTCTTCGGGATTGTCGGTGGCGGTTTCGCAAGGCTCCTCCCGCTATCCAAGAAGTTCTTCGCGCTCAAGTTTCCGAACCCGGTCAAGCGCGTCGCCATCATGGGCATTGCCCTGAGCGCCTTGCTGCTTCTGTTCTGGCAAGGGCGTTATTCCGGCCTCGGCACGAACCTCACCGACTTGTGCTTTGGCAACGCAGCGGCCCTTTCGGCAAACGATGCCGGCATCTACGCTTACGACTGGATTTTAAAACTGCTGTTTACTGTCGTCACGCTTTCGGTCGGGTTCCAAGGCGGCGAGGTCACCCCGCTGTTCACCATCGGCGCGACCTTCGGCGCTGTCGTCGCTGCAATCGTAGGCGTCCCCTTCCCGCTTGCAGCGGCCCTCGGTTATGCAGCCGTCTTCGGCGGCGCTACGAACACGCTGTTCGCCCCCATCCTTGTTGGCGCAGAAATTTTCGGATTCGACACGCTCCCCGCATTCTTCATCGTATGCACGATTGCCTACGCCTGTAACGGTGGCAAGTCAATCTACGCACAAAAGAAATTGCGTCTGCGCTAG